TCCTGGATGCAGCCCTCAAGTCGGCATTGATCTTTTTCCTTACCGCCGTCGCCTGGTGGATATTCAACGGTGTGCTTCGAAGGGTATGGAAAAGGCTCGAATCGCGCCCCTTTTTTAAAGAAAATCCCCGCCTGTTTTACCTGGTCAAGCGGGCGGGGCATTACACGATCCTAATCCTGGCCGGCATAAGTCTCCTCAACCTCGTCCATTTTTCCCTCATGGAAAGGATCTTCTATGCCTTCATGATCCTGCTCCTGGCCTCCTTCGCCAATAGTTTCGCAAAGGCCTTCCTGCCCGTGCTCCACAAGAAAATCGCCCTTCAGACCCAGAGCAAGGTAGATGACGTGATCTTCGAACTGCTGAACCGGTTCGCAAGCGTCATCATCTTCGTAACCGGCATTATCCTGGTCCTGGATGTACTTGGAGTCAACATCGTGCCCTTCATCGCAGGCGCAGGCGTTGCCGGTATAGCCATCGGTTTCGCGGCAAAGGACACCCTTTCCAACCTAATAGCGGGCATTCTCCTGATCATAGACAGACCTTTCGAGGTCGGGGACCGCATCGAGGTGTGGACGGCCCCCAAAAATTCCGCCACCTGGGGGGACGTGGTGGATATCGGGCTGCGGGCCACCAAAATCCGAACGACCGATAATATCGTGATCGTCATCCCCAACAACGAGATCATGAAAAGAGATATCATCAACTACACGGCCATCACCGATGAGATCAGGGTCCGGATTCCCATCGGCGTCGCTTACGACGCGGACATCCGAAAGGCCAAGGAGATCATCAAGGACGTGGCCCTGGAATTGGACTGGGTGATTCGGGACCCCGAACCCAAGGTGGTGGTTAAAAGCTTCGGTGACTCGTCCGTAAACCTGGAGGCAAGGGTCTGGATCAGCATCCCCCGCAAGCGGATCGACACTATCTCTCATGTCGTGGACCGGGTGAAAGAGGTCTTTGACAGGGAAGGCATCGAGATCCCTTACCCCAAACGGGACATCTACATCAAGGCCCAGTCCGAGGTGCCGGTCCAGTCCGCGGCATCCTTTCCAAGGACCGACACTAGACCTTGGCAAAACTTGCGAAGGCCGAGATTCCCGACATGGGCGAGTTTTTTTGGCCTGCTTAAGACAAACGTTTGTTTATTCCTTTTAGTATTTCTTTCAGTGGGGAGAGGCGTATCCCGGGCCCATACCCTGAACAGTTTGTTCATCCTATTCTATTGTACCGAAACATTGTTGGGGACATGATCCCTGGGGAAAATGATCTTTATTGACAAACGATACGGGTTGGCTTATACGGGGTGCATGGAGACAATCGTATGTCTAAGCCCACCTTAAGAGATGTGGCTGCTCTGGCAGGCGTAGACCCATCCACGGTTTCCCGGGTACTGAACGGGAAAGCGGGTGGGAGGGTCCGACCGGAAACCAAGGCACGGATCCTTGAGACGGCCACCCAGCTCAATTACCAACCGAATATTCTTGCCAAAGGCCTGAGACAAAAACAGAGTCGCACCATCGCCGCCGTGATCCCTGACCTGGTAAGCCCCCACATCCCGGAAATGCTCAAGGGAGTAAAACAAGGGGCCATGGAGCACGGGTATACGGTTTTCATCAGTTACCTGGACCAGGGATCCCTTGAGCAGGAGCAGCACCTGTCCCTTTTGCGGGAAAGCCGTGTGGACGGTCTGATTCTGCTTTTCGACACCCTCGATGACAACGTTGTCGCCGAGTTGATGGACACGAACAGCCCCTTCGTCCTGGTGAACCAACGGGCCACGGCGAGCAGTAACTTTGTCATTGTGGACGATGTGGCCGGCGCACGCATGGCCGTGAAATACCTTGCAGGACTGGGGCACACCCGAATCGCCTATTTATCGGGCGAATTGATGATCGATTGTGCCCTGCGGCGTTTCCAGGGTTACCGCCGGGGACTGGAGGATCACGGGATACCTTTTCAAAATGCGCTGATGGAGGAAAGCAGTCTGATCTCGTGGCTTGAAGGCAAAAGGGCCATGGAACGCCTGCTTGCCCGGGATGTCGGACCCACAGCCGTCATTGCCGGAAATATCGTAATCGCTACAGGCGCGATGGCGGCCGTCCGCGACGCCGGACTGCGGATCCCCGAAGACATCTCGATTGTCGGAATACAAGATGCGCCCCTGGCCGAAGTGCTCGCCCCCCCTTTGACCGTGGTGGGGATGCCCCTTTACGAAATGGGCCGTTCGGCGGCTGTTTCGTTGATTGATCTTTTGACCGGCCGGTCTTCCAATATCTCGCCCAAGGTACTGGCGCCCACGGGAATGGTTCTCCGCCGATCGGCCGCAAAACCGCCGACCCAGGTTATTGAAAAACGTAGCGTGAGCAATTGAGACAAGGCGAAATGAGGCGAAAGTATGCCGATGGAAAATAAGCACTTGGATATGTCCCCTAAGGTGGACCCCAGGCGGATTGCGAGGAAAGGCATCCTGGAGCTTGGGGCCTATGTGCCGGGAAAGGCGACCGAGGAGGTAAAAGAGGCTTACGGGCTTGAGGAAGTAGTAAAGCTGGCCTCCAATGAATGTCCGTTGCCCCTTCCGGACGGGCTTCGGGAGGTGATTGAGGCGGAATTTGTCAATCTGGCCC
Above is a window of Deltaproteobacteria bacterium DNA encoding:
- a CDS encoding mechanosensitive ion channel family protein; this encodes MENPFKEIYGQILSHQEVILDAALKSALIFFLTAVAWWIFNGVLRRVWKRLESRPFFKENPRLFYLVKRAGHYTILILAGISLLNLVHFSLMERIFYAFMILLLASFANSFAKAFLPVLHKKIALQTQSKVDDVIFELLNRFASVIIFVTGIILVLDVLGVNIVPFIAGAGVAGIAIGFAAKDTLSNLIAGILLIIDRPFEVGDRIEVWTAPKNSATWGDVVDIGLRATKIRTTDNIVIVIPNNEIMKRDIINYTAITDEIRVRIPIGVAYDADIRKAKEIIKDVALELDWVIRDPEPKVVVKSFGDSSVNLEARVWISIPRKRIDTISHVVDRVKEVFDREGIEIPYPKRDIYIKAQSEVPVQSAASFPRTDTRPWQNLRRPRFPTWASFFGLLKTNVCLFLLVFLSVGRGVSRAHTLNSLFILFYCTETLLGT
- a CDS encoding LacI family DNA-binding transcriptional regulator, translated to MSKPTLRDVAALAGVDPSTVSRVLNGKAGGRVRPETKARILETATQLNYQPNILAKGLRQKQSRTIAAVIPDLVSPHIPEMLKGVKQGAMEHGYTVFISYLDQGSLEQEQHLSLLRESRVDGLILLFDTLDDNVVAELMDTNSPFVLVNQRATASSNFVIVDDVAGARMAVKYLAGLGHTRIAYLSGELMIDCALRRFQGYRRGLEDHGIPFQNALMEESSLISWLEGKRAMERLLARDVGPTAVIAGNIVIATGAMAAVRDAGLRIPEDISIVGIQDAPLAEVLAPPLTVVGMPLYEMGRSAAVSLIDLLTGRSSNISPKVLAPTGMVLRRSAAKPPTQVIEKRSVSN